In the genome of Leguminivora glycinivorella isolate SPB_JAAS2020 chromosome 21, LegGlyc_1.1, whole genome shotgun sequence, one region contains:
- the LOC125237338 gene encoding uncharacterized protein LOC125237338, producing the protein MPAPMPASVQSIAPPLPAFQNISPLLNTLQPNLTTPLQIATDTPILGLSQVGTPMAADLALNTGLSQQEALANRLPFAQPVDSYPNAENIQRMLLKQNIMNQQQNLSGPNLLGLLNQPAYPQPELMLHNTLLNNAQPALTQRLPPYPAYQPMLASANDLYAQQQALQAGALPGLAPGLAPSLNPGLVGLGLGAPLLPPLALNQNLIQNRQNLGLAGQKLGLGGPALALGGAALALAPLGTLQRARACSAQRRIQDDLQGALHCARSRGPSLALAPLGTLQRARACSAQRRIQDDLQGALHCARSRGPSLALAPLGTLQRARACSAQRRIQDDLQGALHCARSRGPSLALAPLGTLQRARACSAQRRIQDDLQGALHCARSRGPSLALAPLGTLQRARACSAQRRIQDDLQGALHCARSRGPSLALAPLGTLQRARACSAQRRIQDDLQGALHCARSRGPSLALAPLGTLQRARACSAQRRIQDDLQGALHCARSRGPSLALAPLGTLQRARACSAQRRIQDDLQGALHCARSRGPSLALAPLGTLQRARACSAQRRIQDDLQGALHCARSRGPSLALAPLGTLQRARACSAQRRIQDDLQGALHCARSRGPSLALAPLGTLQRARACSAQRRIQDDLQGALHCARSRGPSLALAPLGTLQRARACSAQRRIQDDLQGALHCARSRGPSLALAPLGTLQRARACSAQRRIQDDLQGALHCARSRGPSLALAPLGTLQRARACSAQRRIQDDLQGALHCARSRGPSLALAPLGTLQRARACSAQRRIQDDLQGALHCARSRGPSLALAPLGTLQRARACSAQRRIQDDLQGALHCARSRGPSLALAPLGTLQRARACSAQRRIQDDLQGALHCARSRGPSLALAPLGTLQRARACSAQRRIQDDLQGALHCARSRGPSLALAPLGTLQRARACSAQRRIQDDLQGALHCARSRGPSLALAPLGTLQRARACSAQRRIQDDLQGALHCARSRGPSLALAPLGTLQRARACSAQRRIQDDLQGALHCARSRGPSLALAPLGTLQRARLLRAAPHTGRLARCVTLCQVSRALAGAGAARHAAARARLLRAAPHTGRLARCVTLCQVSRALAGAGAARHAAARARLLRAAPHTGRLARCVTLCQVSRALAGAGAARHAAARARLLRAAPHTGRLARCVTLCQVSRALAGAGAARHAAARARLLRAAPHTGRLARCVTLCQVSRALAGAGAARHAAARARLLRAAPHTGRLARCVTLCQVSRALAGAGAARHAAARARLLRAAPHTGRLARCVTLCQVSRALAGAGAARHAAARARLLRAAPHTGRLARCVTLCQVSRALAGAGAARHAAARARLLRAAPHTGRLARCVTLCQVSRALAGAGAARHAAARARLLRAAPHTGRLARCVTLCQVSRALAGAGAARHAAARARCSAQRRIQDDLQGALHCARSRGPSLALAPLGTLQRARACSAQRRIQDDLQGLATGSQGSSQPSTPNKPHSYSEYMMTLQHKLASISNSGPVSPQSPVEYSPALSPTHRLQQPHKVEAGAGAEPHKRHVAGLAELDHELSKISLHYKQPPPKDAFPEHGGDSHSLLAAAAYDGGGAGWARARVARVAPCAPYQLCRILQHAKDNLASGSFTGTEEGDAGSLCSETAAEADGEADAEGEECATYVVTGGVRAHRHRAGPHAGAGPGPRLRAAAGPAAHSRRRARRLG; encoded by the exons ATGCCGGCCCCTATGCCCGCGAGTGTGCAGTCGATCGCGCCGCCGCTGCCCGCCTTCCAGAACATAAGCCCGCTGTTGAACACGCTGCAGCCGAATTTGACGACGCCGCTGCAGATCGCGACGGATACGCCGATTTTGGGACTCAGTCAA GTGGGCACACCAATGGCCGCCGACCTAGCTCTCAACACGGGTCTGAGCCAGCAGGAAGCTCTGGCGAACCGCCTCCCGTTCGCGCAACCGGTGGACTCGTATCCCAACGCCGAGAACATACAGCGCATGCTGCTCAAACAGAACATcatgaa CCAACAGCAGAACCTGTCGGGGCCGAACCTGCTGGGGCTGCTCAACCAGCCCGCCTACCCGCAGCCCGAGCTCATGTTGCACAACACGCTGCTCAACAACGCGCAGCCCG CGCTGACGCAGCGCCTGCCGCCCTACCCCGCCTACCAGCCCATGCTCGCCTCCGCCAACGACCTCTACG CTCAACAGCAAGCTCTCCAGGCGGGCGCTTTACCCGGCTTAGCTCCAGGTCTTGCGCCGTCTTTGAATCCAGGTCTAGTGGGGCTGGGGCTCGGCGCGCCTCTGCTGCCGCCGCTCGCGCTCAACCAGAACCTCATTCAGAACCGGCAGAACCTCG GTCTCGCGGGGCAGAAGCTGGGTCTGGGCGGGCCGGCGCTGGCGctgggcggcgcggcgctggcgcTGGCGCCGCTCGGCACGCTGCAGCGCGCGCGCGCCTGCTCCGCGCAGCGCCGCATACAGGACGACTTGCAAGGTGCGTTACACTGTGCCAGGTCTCGCGGGCCCTCGCTGGCGCTGGCGCCGCTCGGCACGCTGCAGCGCGCGCGCGCCTGCTCCGCGCAGCGCCGCATACAGGACGACTTGCAAGGTGCGTTACACTGTGCCAGGTCTCGCGGGCCCTCGCTGGCGCTGGCGCCGCTCGGCACGCTGCAGCGCGCGCGCGCCTGCTCCGCGCAGCGCCGCATACAGGACGACTTGCAAGGTGCGTTACACTGTGCCAGGTCTCGCGGGCCCTCGCTGGCGCTGGCGCCGCTCGGCACGCTGCAGCGCGCGCGCGCCTGCTCCGCGCAGCGCCGCATACAGGACGACTTGCAAGGTGCGTTACACTGTGCCAGGTCTCGCGGGCCCTCGCTGGCGCTGGCGCCGCTCGGCACGCTGCAGCGCGCGCGCGCCTGCTCCGCGCAGCGCCGCATACAGGACGACTTGCAAGGTGCGTTACACTGTGCCAGGTCTCGCGGGCCCTCGCTGGCGCTGGCGCCGCTCGGCACGCTGCAGCGCGCGCGCGCCTGCTCCGCGCAGCGCCGCATACAGGACGACTTGCAAGGTGCGTTACACTGTGCCAGGTCTCGCGGGCCCTCGCTGGCGCTGGCGCCGCTCGGCACGCTGCAGCGCGCGCGCGCCTGCTCCGCGCAGCGCCGCATACAGGACGACTTGCAAGGTGCGTTACACTGTGCCAGGTCTCGCGGGCCCTCGCTGGCGCTGGCGCCGCTCGGCACGCTGCAGCGCGCGCGCGCCTGCTCCGCGCAGCGCCGCATACAGGACGACTTGCAAGGTGCGTTACACTGTGCCAGGTCTCGCGGGCCCTCGCTGGCGCTGGCGCCGCTCGGCACGCTGCAGCGCGCGCGCGCCTGCTCCGCGCAGCGCCGCATACAGGACGACTTGCAAGGTGCGTTACACTGTGCCAGGTCTCGCGGGCCCTCGCTGGCGCTGGCGCCGCTCGGCACGCTGCAGCGCGCGCGCGCCTGCTCCGCGCAGCGCCGCATACAGGACGACTTGCAAGGTGCGTTACACTGTGCCAGGTCTCGCGGGCCCTCGCTGGCGCTGGCGCCGCTCGGCACGCTGCAGCGCGCGCGCGCCTGCTCCGCGCAGCGCCGCATACAGGACGACTTGCAAGGTGCGTTACACTGTGCCAGGTCTCGCGGGCCCTCGCTGGCGCTGGCGCCGCTCGGCACGCTGCAGCGCGCGCGCGCCTGCTCCGCGCAGCGCCGCATACAGGACGACTTGCAAGGTGCGTTACACTGTGCCAGGTCTCGCGGGCCCTCGCTGGCGCTGGCGCCGCTCGGCACGCTGCAGCGCGCGCGCGCCTGCTCCGCGCAGCGCCGCATACAGGACGACTTGCAAGGTGCGTTACACTGTGCCAGGTCTCGCGGGCCCTCGCTGGCGCTGGCGCCGCTCGGCACGCTGCAGCGCGCGCGCGCCTGCTCCGCGCAGCGCCGCATACAGGACGACTTGCAAGGTGCGTTACACTGTGCCAGGTCTCGCGGGCCCTCGCTGGCGCTGGCGCCGCTCGGCACGCTGCAGCGCGCGCGCGCCTGCTCCGCGCAGCGCCGCATACAGGACGACTTGCAAGGTGCGTTACACTGTGCCAGGTCTCGCGGGCCCTCGCTGGCGCTGGCGCCGCTCGGCACGCTGCAGCGCGCGCGCGCCTGCTCCGCGCAGCGCCGCATACAGGACGACTTGCAAGGTGCGTTACACTGTGCCAGGTCTCGCGGGCCCTCGCTGGCGCTGGCGCCGCTCGGCACGCTGCAGCGCGCGCGCGCCTGCTCCGCGCAGCGCCGCATACAGGACGACTTGCAAGGTGCGTTACACTGTGCCAGGTCTCGCGGGCCCTCGCTGGCGCTGGCGCCGCTCGGCACGCTGCAGCGCGCGCGCGCCTGCTCCGCGCAGCGCCGCATACAGGACGACTTGCAAGGTGCGTTACACTGTGCCAGGTCTCGCGGGCCCTCGCTGGCGCTGGCGCCGCTCGGCACGCTGCAGCGCGCGCGCGCCTGCTCCGCGCAGCGCCGCATACAGGACGACTTGCAAGGTGCGTTACACTGTGCCAGGTCTCGCGGGCCCTCGCTGGCGCTGGCGCCGCTCGGCACGCTGCAGCGCGCGCGCGCCTGCTCCGCGCAGCGCCGCATACAGGACGACTTGCAAG GTGCGTTACACTGTGCCAGGTCTCGCGGGCCCTCGCTGGCGCTGGCGCCGCTCGGCACGCTGCAGCGCGCGCGCGCCTGCTCCGCGCAGCGCCGCATACAGGACGACTTGCAAGGTGCGTTACACTGTGCCAGGTCTCGCGGGCCCTCGCTGGCGCTGGCGCCGCTCGGCACGCTGCAGCGCGCGCGCCTGCTCCGCGCAGCGCCGCATACAGGACGACTTGCAAGGTGCGTTACACTGTGCCAGGTCTCGCGGGCCCTCGCTGGCGCTGGCGCCGCTCGGCACGCTGCAGCGCGCGCGCGCCTGCTCCGCGCAGCGCCGCATACAGGACGACTTGCAAGGTGCGTTACACTGTGCCAGGTCTCGCGGGCCCTCGCTGGCGCTGGCGCCGCTCGGCACGCTGCAGCGCGCGCGCGCCTGCTCCGCGCAGCGCCGCATACAGGACGACTTGCAAGGTGCGTTACACTGTGCCAGGTCTCGCGGGCCCTCGCTGGCGCTGGCGCCGCTCGGCACGCTGCAGCGCGCGCGCGCCTGCTCCGCGCAGCGCCGCATACAGGACGACTTGCAAGGTGCGTTACACTGTGCCAGGTCTCGCGGGCCCTCGCTGGCGCTGGCGCCGCTCGGCACGCTGCAGCGCGCGCGCGCCTGCTCCGCGCAGCGCCGCATACAGGACGACTTGCAAGGTGCGTTACACTGTGCCAGGTCTCGCGGGCCCTCGCTGGCGCTGGCGCCGCTCGGCACGCTGCAGCGCGCGCGCGCCTGCTCCGCGCAGCGCCGCATACAGGACGACTTGCAAGGTGCGTTACACTGTGCCAGGTCTCGCGGGCCCTCGCTGGCGCTGGCGCCGCTCGGCACGCTGCAGCGCGCGCGCGCCTGCTCCGCGCAGCGCCGCATACAGGACGACTTGCAAGGTGCGTTACACTGTGCCAGGTCTCGCGGGCCCTCGCTGGCGCTGGCGCCGCTCGGCACGCTGCAGCGCGCGCGCGCCTGCTCCGCGCAGCGCCGCATACAGGACGACTTGCAAGGTGCGTTACACTGTGCCAGGTCTCGCGGGCCCTCGCTGGCGCTGGCGCCGCTCGGCACGCTGCAGCGCGCGCGCGCCTGCTCCGCGCAGCGCCGCATACAGGACGACTTGCAAGGTGCGTTACACTGTGCCAGGTCTCGCGGGCCCTCGCTGGCGCTGGCGCCGCTCGGCACGCTGCAGCGCGCGCGCGCCTGCTCCGCGCAGCGCCGCATACAGGACGACTTGCAAGGTGCGTTACACTGTGCCAGGTCTCGCGGGCCCTCGCTGGCGCTGGCGCCGCTCGGCACGCTGCAGCGCGCGCGCGCTGCTCCGCGCAGCGCCGCATACAGGACGACTTGCAAGGTGCGTTACACTGTGCCAGGTCTCGCGGGCCCTCGCTGGCGCTGGCGCCGCTCGGCACGCTGCAGCGCGCGCGCGCCTGCTCCGCGCAGCGCCGCATACAGGACGACTTGCAAG GTCTGGCGACAGGGTCGCAGGGCTCGTCGCAGCCCAGCACGCCCAACAAGCCGCACTCGTACAGCGAGTACATGATGACCTTGCAGCACAAGCTGGCCTCCATCTCCAACAGC GGCCCGGTGTCACCGCAGTCTCCAGTGGAGTACAGCCCGGCCTTGTCGCCCACGCATCGCTTGCAGCAGCCACACAAA GTGGAAGCGGGGGCGGGGGCGGAGCCGCACAAGCGGCACGTGGCGGGCCTGGCGGAGCTCGACCACGAGCTCAGCAAGATCTCGCTGCACTACAAGCAGCCGCCGCCCAAG GACGCGTTTCCGGAGCACGGCGGCGACAGTCACTCGCTGCTCGCGGCCGCGGCGTATGACG gcggcggcgcgggctgGGCGCGCGCGCGGGTGGCGCGCGTGGCGCCGTGCGCGCCCTACCAGCTGTGCCGCATCCTGCAGCACG